From the Gemmatimonadales bacterium genome, one window contains:
- a CDS encoding fibronectin type III domain-containing protein, producing the protein MMDRLKALWVVPAIALALAACSDSNNDNGGTGPTPVAAPTNLAVTQLSLTSLQVSWTAASGATSYLLQRASASNPGVFTQIGGGVLAATSFSDTGLTPTVAYSYRVASVTASDTSGFTSAVTAATGVSAATISGNITTNRTLYADTLYTLSGYVKVQSGATLTIEPGTKIVGDTGVLGSSLWILRGAKIDAQGTVTQPIVFTSARAPGNRKPGDWGGLIIIGNGIINRTGSPILTEGGSAGVAEDYSGGTDNNDNSGILKYVRIEFAGYDISNGAGQELNTLSSYAVGRGTTYEYLQSMSGLDDSFEFWGGAVDGRYLVSYESGDDHFDWTEGYQGRMQFMLALQTQRLNPAPGAGTFSGDPRGFEGDGCDPGVSGCTVTATGTSTPYSNPVFANFTMVGPGQLAGIPNDGNGGVWRRGTGGYVANGVLSRWKGYGISIRDAWTDTLFTQLDSLSFYSIIMAQNGPGGNFDTTGTAYAAPSNWPIAQYNSLKLYSSSVSVDTLLGISTNPAGLNWAPKAGSPAASGATAVPAAKVSGYFGGTWQNTSYLGACDVVCTWYQGWTVYQIN; encoded by the coding sequence ATGATGGATCGACTGAAGGCGCTCTGGGTGGTACCCGCGATCGCACTGGCGCTCGCCGCCTGCTCGGACAGCAACAACGACAACGGCGGGACCGGCCCGACGCCCGTGGCGGCCCCGACCAACCTGGCGGTGACCCAACTCTCGCTGACCTCCCTGCAGGTCAGCTGGACGGCAGCTTCCGGGGCCACCTCCTACCTGCTGCAACGCGCGTCTGCCTCGAACCCGGGTGTCTTCACCCAGATCGGCGGAGGCGTCCTGGCCGCCACCAGCTTCAGCGATACCGGGCTCACCCCGACGGTCGCCTACAGCTATCGCGTCGCGTCCGTCACGGCCTCCGACACCAGCGGTTTCACCTCCGCGGTCACCGCGGCCACGGGTGTGTCGGCGGCCACGATCTCCGGGAACATCACCACCAACCGCACGCTCTACGCCGACACGCTGTATACGCTCAGCGGGTACGTGAAGGTGCAGAGCGGGGCCACGCTCACCATCGAGCCCGGCACCAAGATCGTAGGCGACACCGGCGTGCTCGGAAGTTCACTCTGGATCCTCCGCGGCGCCAAGATCGACGCGCAGGGGACCGTGACGCAGCCGATCGTCTTCACCTCCGCCCGCGCCCCCGGCAACCGGAAGCCCGGCGACTGGGGCGGCCTCATCATCATCGGCAACGGCATCATCAACCGGACCGGCTCCCCGATCCTGACCGAAGGTGGTTCCGCTGGCGTAGCCGAGGACTACTCGGGCGGCACGGACAACAACGACAACAGCGGCATCCTCAAGTACGTTCGCATCGAGTTCGCCGGGTACGACATCTCCAACGGCGCCGGCCAGGAGCTGAACACCCTGTCCAGCTACGCCGTCGGACGCGGCACCACCTACGAGTACCTCCAGTCGATGTCCGGCCTGGATGACTCCTTTGAGTTTTGGGGCGGCGCGGTGGACGGCCGATACCTCGTGTCATACGAGTCCGGCGACGACCACTTCGACTGGACCGAGGGGTACCAGGGCCGCATGCAGTTCATGCTCGCCCTCCAGACCCAGCGCCTCAACCCCGCCCCCGGCGCCGGCACCTTCTCCGGTGACCCGCGCGGCTTCGAGGGCGACGGCTGCGACCCGGGTGTAAGCGGCTGCACCGTCACCGCGACCGGCACCAGCACCCCGTACTCCAACCCGGTGTTCGCCAACTTCACCATGGTTGGCCCCGGCCAGCTCGCCGGCATCCCGAACGACGGCAACGGCGGCGTCTGGCGCCGAGGGACCGGCGGCTACGTGGCAAACGGCGTCCTCTCCCGCTGGAAGGGCTATGGCATCAGCATCCGCGATGCCTGGACCGACACGCTGTTTACGCAGCTCGACTCACTCTCGTTCTACTCGATCATCATGGCCCAGAACGGCCCTGGCGGGAACTTCGACACCACCGGCACGGCCTACGCCGCGCCGAGCAACTGGCCCATTGCCCAGTACAACAGCCTGAAGCTGTATTCCAGCTCCGTGTCGGTGGATACCCTCCTCGGCATCAGCACCAACCCGGCTGGACTCAACTGGGCGCCGAAGGCCGGTTCGCCGGCCGCATCCGGGGCGACGGCTGTCCCGGCCGCGAAGGTGAGCGGGTACTTTGGCGGCACCTGGCAGAACACCAGCTATCTCGGTGCCTGCGACGTTGTCTGCACCTGGTACCAGGGCTGGACCGTCTACCAGATCAATTGA
- a CDS encoding NosD domain-containing protein produces the protein MLNRPVLLCASALVLLIQPPTREPCLRLARAGTQVQGDVTVCPGRYRIADHGELGVLIIAGSGTRLNLTGVTLESGDSVQAAFLGAGVVSRGLDNVEIYGGTIRGFRHGIRIEGGRGHRIARVDVSGSRAQSLRSTPDRYDERDWLDIFRADSAEAYGGGILLKNTNGATIVGNSARHAQNGIGLIDARASYVADNDVSENSGWGVHLWASSQNVVVRNKAHHNVRCESPAYRRGCDSAGILLREQSDSNLVADNDITWSGDGFFLSGQPGYVRPSNGNMVLRNDGSSAYHNAFESTFSHGNVFLENRADSSDYGFWLGYSTGTTVQGNIILGSRSVGIAIEHGGTNRLLTNLIMGGKTGILLFTRDSAGPSSRDYVIDGNTIAEVTRGLVLERTAHARVRGNTFDAVDEAFVADSVGRDAQVTGNVFLRAQRYFIVAPSLTAGSNYWATATEAEAVARTRGSVVVTPWFPASAAGY, from the coding sequence ATGCTGAACCGCCCCGTCCTGCTCTGTGCGTCCGCGCTCGTCCTCCTGATCCAGCCCCCAACACGCGAGCCCTGCCTGCGCCTGGCGCGCGCCGGTACGCAGGTGCAGGGAGACGTGACGGTCTGTCCTGGCCGCTACCGCATCGCGGACCACGGGGAGCTCGGCGTGCTGATCATCGCCGGCTCCGGCACCCGGCTGAATCTCACCGGCGTCACCCTGGAGAGCGGCGACAGCGTGCAGGCGGCGTTTCTCGGGGCCGGCGTGGTCAGCCGCGGGCTCGACAACGTCGAGATCTATGGCGGGACGATTCGGGGATTTCGGCACGGCATCCGGATCGAAGGGGGACGCGGCCATCGCATCGCCCGGGTCGACGTCTCGGGGTCCCGCGCCCAGTCGCTCCGGTCCACGCCGGACCGGTACGACGAACGCGATTGGCTCGACATCTTCCGAGCGGACTCTGCGGAGGCGTATGGTGGCGGCATTCTCCTGAAGAACACCAACGGCGCGACGATCGTCGGGAACTCCGCCCGCCATGCCCAGAACGGCATCGGGTTGATCGACGCGCGCGCCAGCTACGTGGCCGACAACGACGTCTCGGAGAACAGCGGGTGGGGCGTGCACCTCTGGGCCTCGTCGCAAAACGTGGTGGTGCGCAACAAGGCGCATCACAACGTGCGCTGCGAGTCGCCGGCCTATCGGCGGGGGTGTGATTCCGCGGGCATCCTGCTCCGGGAACAGAGCGACTCCAACCTGGTGGCGGACAACGACATCACCTGGTCGGGCGACGGTTTCTTCCTCAGCGGACAGCCGGGGTACGTCCGACCTTCGAACGGCAACATGGTGCTTCGGAACGATGGATCGTCCGCCTACCACAACGCGTTCGAGTCCACGTTCAGCCATGGCAACGTCTTTCTCGAGAACCGTGCCGACAGCTCGGACTACGGTTTCTGGCTCGGCTATTCCACCGGCACGACCGTGCAGGGGAACATTATCCTGGGGTCGCGCTCGGTCGGGATCGCCATCGAGCACGGCGGGACCAATCGGCTGCTGACAAACCTGATCATGGGTGGCAAGACGGGAATCCTGTTGTTCACGCGGGACTCGGCGGGTCCCTCGAGCCGCGACTATGTGATCGACGGGAACACCATCGCCGAGGTGACGCGTGGCCTGGTCCTGGAGCGGACAGCGCACGCCCGAGTGCGCGGGAACACCTTCGATGCGGTGGATGAGGCCTTCGTGGCCGACTCCGTCGGGCGGGACGCGCAGGTCACGGGCAACGTTTTCCTCCGCGCTCAGCGGTACTTCATCGTGGCGCCGTCGCTGACGGCCGGCAGCAACTACTGGGCGACGGCCACCGAGGCGGAGGCCGTTGCCCGGACGAGGGGTTCGGTCGTAGTGACTCCGTGGTTTCCGGCGTCGGCGGCGGGGTACTGA
- a CDS encoding TonB-dependent receptor: MSRLLPLVTILILVPTVGTAQETGRVVGRILDQALGTPIAGATVEVDSAPVPIRTTSAIDGHYSLRNVPAGPVTIRVRQIGYGPKNVKGLIVPAGATVEQDISLNAQVFTLDELTVTATAEKSTVAGALDAQRMAPNVTNSISAQQIEQSPDADAGAAIKRVSGASVLDGKYVFVRGLGERYTTTSLNGARVPSPEPDRKVVPMDIFPTNLLSGIQTSKTFTPDQPGDFSGASVNITTREFSANHIFTMTVGSGWNSAATGVELARAPTAGGEWIANGAPPRAIPQNVADANNLNGLTQTEVNGLIGSFRNVWSPTYESGLPNATFNASLGGEDPVFGQPLGYVGSFTYTYTQDIRDGEIKSLAKNGPDKDTAEPLNTFTGSTSFGSVLWGGMLNLYTRLGSSGRITFNNTYTRSADNEASLLGGFNEEFADTFQFSNLTYIQRSVRSDQLAGQHLVGNNTTLDWQITNAAVSRDAPDRSSIGYLAHPKGNGVFEPYQWFGQPRFATRTWDNTTESAWDLGLDLARNFGKGASTVVVKIGGAYRTANRDANSRAYDINNINLADSALALTPEQIFTQQNIADSSFLLVANANGGRYTADDKILAGYAMATVPIGDRWTLLGGVRVEDWKLQVDTRTAAGNVVPSNPQATDVLPSLAITYRLPPDQVIRLSATQTLARPEYRELSPVPYFEQVGFATTFGNPLLTRSLIQNYDLRWEWYPSGGEVVSVGLFAKNFTAPIEKVIIQASGANSLSFVNAESAQNYGIELEVRKNLGFVGDALEGISAFANATFMKSQIVTGNDSIASLTNPDRPMIGQSPYVVNAGLTYLSPGGRTTASLLYNIAGERILEVGSGGLPDAYEQPRSILDASVEVGLSRDVSVKVDARNLLNSEYLMTQGGVTRLRYTTGRIWVVAFKWRP; the protein is encoded by the coding sequence GTGTCCCGCCTGCTTCCCCTCGTGACCATCCTCATCCTCGTCCCGACGGTCGGGACCGCCCAGGAGACCGGCAGAGTGGTCGGCAGGATCCTCGACCAGGCGTTGGGCACGCCGATCGCCGGGGCCACCGTGGAGGTGGACAGCGCCCCCGTCCCGATCCGGACGACGTCGGCGATCGACGGGCACTATTCCCTCCGCAATGTGCCGGCCGGCCCCGTTACCATACGCGTCCGCCAGATCGGCTACGGCCCCAAGAACGTCAAGGGGCTGATCGTGCCAGCCGGCGCCACGGTGGAACAAGACATCTCCCTGAACGCCCAGGTGTTCACGCTCGATGAGCTGACGGTGACGGCCACCGCTGAGAAGAGCACCGTAGCGGGCGCCCTTGATGCGCAACGCATGGCGCCGAATGTCACCAATTCGATCAGTGCGCAGCAAATCGAACAGAGCCCTGACGCCGATGCAGGCGCCGCGATCAAGCGGGTCAGTGGCGCGTCGGTCCTGGACGGGAAGTACGTCTTTGTGCGGGGACTTGGCGAACGCTACACCACGACTTCGCTCAATGGCGCTCGGGTCCCGAGCCCCGAGCCGGATCGCAAGGTCGTCCCCATGGACATCTTCCCGACCAACCTGCTCTCGGGCATCCAGACCTCCAAGACGTTCACCCCGGACCAGCCAGGCGACTTCAGCGGCGCGTCAGTCAACATCACCACCCGGGAATTTTCGGCCAACCACATCTTCACGATGACCGTCGGTTCGGGATGGAACTCGGCAGCCACCGGCGTTGAGCTGGCCAGGGCGCCAACCGCGGGAGGCGAATGGATTGCCAATGGCGCGCCTCCCCGTGCCATTCCACAGAACGTGGCCGACGCCAACAACCTGAACGGGTTGACGCAAACCGAGGTAAACGGCCTCATTGGCTCGTTCCGCAATGTCTGGTCCCCCACCTACGAATCCGGCCTCCCCAACGCCACCTTCAACGCGTCCCTCGGCGGCGAAGACCCGGTGTTCGGGCAGCCGCTTGGCTATGTCGGCTCATTCACGTACACCTATACGCAGGATATCCGGGACGGCGAAATCAAGAGCCTCGCCAAGAACGGGCCCGACAAGGACACGGCGGAGCCGCTCAACACCTTCACCGGATCCACCAGTTTCGGGTCGGTGCTTTGGGGCGGCATGCTGAATCTCTACACCCGGCTGGGCAGTTCGGGGCGCATCACCTTCAACAACACCTACACGCGGAGCGCGGACAACGAAGCCAGCCTGCTGGGGGGCTTCAATGAGGAGTTCGCTGACACATTTCAGTTCTCCAACCTGACGTACATCCAGCGGTCCGTCCGATCCGACCAGCTCGCCGGGCAGCACCTGGTGGGCAACAACACGACGCTCGACTGGCAGATAACCAACGCGGCGGTCAGCCGTGACGCGCCCGACCGCTCCAGCATCGGCTACCTGGCACACCCCAAGGGGAACGGGGTGTTCGAGCCGTACCAGTGGTTCGGACAGCCGCGCTTTGCCACCCGGACCTGGGACAACACGACGGAATCGGCGTGGGACCTGGGGCTGGACCTGGCGCGCAACTTCGGGAAGGGCGCCTCCACCGTCGTCGTGAAGATCGGCGGCGCCTATCGCACCGCCAATCGGGACGCGAACAGCCGGGCCTACGACATCAACAACATCAATCTGGCCGACAGCGCGCTGGCGCTGACACCCGAGCAGATCTTCACCCAGCAGAACATCGCCGACAGCAGCTTCCTCCTGGTGGCCAACGCCAATGGCGGCCGTTACACCGCTGACGACAAGATCCTGGCCGGCTATGCCATGGCCACGGTGCCGATCGGGGACCGGTGGACCCTGCTCGGCGGTGTTCGGGTGGAAGACTGGAAGCTTCAGGTCGATACCCGCACGGCCGCGGGCAACGTGGTCCCGTCCAACCCTCAGGCGACGGACGTGCTCCCCTCGCTGGCCATCACCTACCGGCTCCCCCCTGACCAGGTGATCCGTCTGTCGGCCACGCAGACCCTGGCCCGCCCCGAGTACCGGGAACTGAGCCCCGTGCCGTACTTCGAGCAGGTCGGCTTCGCCACGACCTTTGGCAACCCATTGCTGACGCGAAGCTTGATCCAGAATTACGACCTGCGCTGGGAGTGGTACCCCTCTGGCGGCGAGGTCGTGAGTGTCGGCCTCTTCGCCAAGAACTTCACGGCGCCGATCGAGAAGGTGATCATCCAGGCCTCCGGCGCCAACTCCCTCAGCTTCGTCAATGCCGAGAGCGCGCAGAACTATGGCATCGAGCTCGAGGTCAGGAAGAACCTTGGGTTCGTCGGCGATGCCCTCGAGGGAATCTCTGCGTTCGCCAACGCCACGTTCATGAAGAGTCAGATCGTCACCGGCAACGACAGCATCGCTTCCCTCACCAATCCCGACCGCCCGATGATCGGTCAGTCGCCTTATGTGGTCAACGCGGGGCTCACCTATCTGAGCCCCGGCGGGCGCACCACCGCCTCCCTGCTCTACAACATCGCGGGTGAGCGGATCCTCGAGGTCGGGAGCGGCGGCCTGCCGGACGCCTACGAACAGCCGCGAAGCATCCTCGACGCGTCGGTTGAAGTCGGCCTCTCCCGTGATGTCAGCGTGAAGGTCGACGCCCGCAACCTGTTGAACAGCGAATATCTCATGACGCAAGGGGGCGTGACCCGGCTTCGTTACACCACTGGCCGGATCTGGGTCGTGGCGTTCAAATGGCGGCCCTGA
- a CDS encoding NUDIX domain-containing protein produces the protein MTDVCVSMIDLYVARPVGAGFEFLVLRRSERGRSPGAWEVVHGHLEDGEPPVEGARRELKEETGLTPSAMYNLSRVESFYLHRTDAVALIPSFVAFVPADAEVSISDEHDAAEWLSVDLARSRLSWPRSRRALDDILVLFAHGGAGPLEDLLRLC, from the coding sequence ATGACCGACGTGTGCGTGTCGATGATCGATCTCTACGTGGCCCGCCCTGTCGGGGCGGGCTTCGAGTTTCTGGTGCTCCGGCGCAGCGAGCGCGGGCGCTCACCGGGAGCCTGGGAAGTCGTCCACGGCCATCTCGAGGATGGGGAGCCCCCGGTGGAAGGTGCGCGCCGCGAGCTGAAGGAAGAGACCGGGCTCACACCGTCCGCGATGTACAACCTGAGCCGGGTCGAATCCTTCTACCTGCACCGCACCGATGCGGTGGCCCTCATCCCCTCGTTCGTGGCCTTCGTGCCCGCCGACGCCGAGGTCTCGATCTCCGACGAGCACGACGCCGCGGAATGGCTCTCGGTCGACCTCGCCCGCAGCCGTCTCTCGTGGCCGCGCTCTCGCCGTGCCCTCGATGACATCCTTGTCCTGTTCGCGCATGGTGGCGCCGGCCCCCTGGAGGATCTACTCCGCCTATGCTGA
- a CDS encoding ATPase, T2SS/T4P/T4SS family, which produces MAFLDEWLVPTLEITVPEEAMAAIREAAEATPTSLWEQLVQRRIMTDDEILAAISARFRFPLADLTTMDMKVRDVVPESVARKHHVLPLRITDSSLDAATANPFDIDAEKMLAFATGREVRLLLSSPGRIKDRLEELYRGENLVSKLLGGLETGAEVQQIEDAEEDIGASADEASQKPIIRLVDMMLADGVTSRASDIHVEPVEGGVTVRYRIDGVLRQVMTVPRAAGVPLISRIKIMSGLDIADRLRPQDGRARIAINNDKVDLRVSTLPATYGEKVVIRILNQKSTVLSLETLGLFLEERKQIERLLGYKEGIILVTGPTGSGKTTTLYSALRMIQSEGVNIVTIEDPVEFRLGKHIVQVQINEKAGLTFSTALRSILRQDPDVVLVGEIRDGETAQIAVQASLTGHLVLSTLHTNDAPNSVTRLVDMGMQAYKIGAALRGVIAQRLMRRLCLSCRVVQKEPVPERVMQYFTGAKTLYQPKGCPDCAMTGYRGRFSIVEILTMSPDIERLIGQGATVDMIATAGRQNGMLSLFESGLRHVLEGDSSVDELLRVTDIPMEGRYGAAGARQAALGIPSLYPTGVFPAVPQGQEAPAAPAVDLTTAFELLEDAPPAAEEPVGDQSRGVSVLLVDDEDQLRRVMKDLLERDGYLVHEARDGVQALDQVDRVAPDIIVLDLNLPGLDGYGVLAKLRSRPTTQDIPVIVLTAKGDEDNEVRVFELGADDFLTKPFRARALSARLDAVLSRRRAG; this is translated from the coding sequence ATGGCGTTTCTGGACGAGTGGCTGGTTCCCACGCTGGAAATCACGGTGCCCGAGGAGGCCATGGCGGCCATCCGCGAGGCCGCCGAGGCGACGCCCACGTCGCTCTGGGAGCAGCTCGTCCAGCGCCGGATCATGACCGACGACGAGATCCTCGCCGCGATTTCCGCGCGGTTCCGGTTCCCGCTGGCCGACTTGACGACGATGGACATGAAAGTCCGCGACGTGGTGCCGGAGAGCGTCGCGCGGAAGCACCACGTGCTTCCCCTGCGAATCACCGACTCGTCCCTCGACGCGGCCACGGCCAATCCCTTCGACATCGATGCCGAAAAGATGCTCGCCTTCGCGACGGGGCGGGAAGTCCGGCTGCTGCTCTCCTCGCCGGGGCGCATCAAGGACCGGCTCGAGGAGTTGTACCGGGGCGAGAACCTCGTTTCCAAGCTGCTGGGCGGGCTGGAGACGGGTGCCGAAGTGCAGCAGATCGAGGACGCCGAGGAGGATATCGGTGCTTCCGCCGACGAGGCGAGCCAGAAGCCGATTATCCGCCTGGTCGACATGATGCTTGCCGATGGCGTCACCAGCCGGGCCAGCGACATCCACGTCGAGCCGGTCGAGGGTGGTGTCACGGTCCGGTACCGGATCGACGGTGTGCTCCGGCAGGTCATGACGGTGCCGCGCGCCGCCGGGGTGCCGCTGATTTCCCGCATCAAGATCATGTCCGGCCTCGACATCGCCGACCGACTCCGGCCGCAGGACGGCCGGGCCCGCATCGCCATCAACAACGACAAGGTGGATCTCCGCGTCTCGACCCTTCCCGCCACGTATGGCGAGAAGGTCGTGATCCGAATCCTCAACCAGAAGTCCACGGTCTTGTCGCTGGAGACGCTGGGGCTCTTCCTCGAGGAACGGAAGCAGATCGAGCGCCTCCTGGGATACAAGGAAGGCATCATTCTCGTGACCGGCCCGACCGGGTCGGGCAAGACCACCACGCTCTACTCCGCCCTGCGGATGATCCAGAGCGAAGGGGTCAACATCGTCACGATCGAGGATCCCGTCGAATTCCGGCTGGGCAAGCATATCGTGCAGGTGCAGATCAACGAGAAGGCGGGGCTCACCTTCTCCACCGCCCTGCGCTCGATCCTGCGGCAGGACCCCGACGTGGTGCTGGTCGGCGAAATCCGGGACGGCGAAACGGCCCAGATCGCGGTGCAGGCGTCGCTCACCGGCCACTTGGTGCTGTCCACGCTGCACACGAATGACGCGCCCAACTCCGTCACCCGCCTCGTCGACATGGGCATGCAGGCCTACAAGATCGGCGCGGCGCTGCGTGGCGTGATCGCCCAGCGGCTGATGCGCCGCCTCTGCCTCTCCTGTCGCGTGGTGCAGAAGGAACCGGTGCCCGAGCGGGTGATGCAGTACTTCACCGGCGCCAAGACGCTGTACCAGCCGAAGGGGTGCCCGGACTGCGCCATGACCGGCTATCGCGGCCGGTTCTCCATCGTTGAGATCCTCACGATGAGTCCCGACATCGAACGGCTCATCGGCCAGGGCGCTACCGTCGACATGATTGCGACGGCGGGGCGTCAAAATGGCATGCTGTCGCTCTTCGAGAGCGGGCTTCGACACGTGCTGGAGGGGGACAGCTCGGTCGACGAGCTCTTGCGGGTCACCGATATCCCGATGGAGGGGCGCTACGGCGCGGCCGGGGCCCGCCAGGCGGCGCTCGGCATTCCCTCGCTCTACCCGACTGGCGTCTTCCCCGCAGTTCCGCAGGGCCAGGAAGCCCCCGCCGCCCCCGCGGTGGACCTGACCACCGCATTTGAACTGCTGGAGGACGCTCCCCCGGCGGCGGAGGAGCCGGTGGGCGACCAGTCCCGCGGCGTCTCGGTGCTCCTGGTCGATGACGAGGACCAGTTGCGCCGGGTGATGAAAGACCTGCTGGAGCGGGACGGGTACCTCGTCCACGAGGCGCGCGACGGGGTCCAGGCGCTCGACCAGGTCGACCGGGTGGCGCCCGACATCATCGTCCTCGACCTCAATCTTCCCGGACTCGACGGGTATGGAGTGCTGGCCAAGCTCCGCTCCCGCCCCACGACGCAGGACATTCCTGTCATCGTCCTGACCGCGAAGGGCGACGAGGACAACGAAGTCCGCGTGTTCGAGCTGGGCGCAGATGATTTTCTCACCAAGCCCTTCCGGGCGCGGGCGCTCTCGGCCAGGCTCGACGCCGTCCTCAGTCGGCGGCGGGCCGGGTAG